A single window of Salvia splendens isolate huo1 chromosome 8, SspV2, whole genome shotgun sequence DNA harbors:
- the LOC121745860 gene encoding pistil-specific extensin-like protein, producing the protein MVKKKMASKQAAEKPPSILRDETPELQPPTEERPPSPQPQPQPPELIPQAPVMVPLNVLAEFLRQQDPNKDWAAALAGFSQIGGGSSMTGGTPVVPNPETNVQPTVHPPTSIPTSPTTPPEKKSPSMTAPSESSKPSPTYQQIEPMDVVLLSAYYDSNLEERKGKKSREEGDDRREHR; encoded by the coding sequence atggtgaagaagaagatggccaGTAAACAAGCCGCGGAGAAACCCCCTTCAATCCTCCGAGATGAAACCCCTGAGTTACAACCGCCGACTGAAGAGCGACCGCCAAGCCCACAACCACAACCACAACCACCAGAGTTGATTCCTCAGGCTCCGGTGATGGTTCCCTTGAACGTACTGGCAGAGTTCCTCAGGCAGCAGGACCCGAATAAAGATTGGGCGGCTGCATTGGCGGGTTTTAGCCAAATTGGAGGTGGATCGAGCATGACCGGAGGAACCCCGGTAGTACCAAACCCAGAAACAAATGTTCAGCCCACGGTGCACCCACCAACCTCCATTCCGACTTCCCCAACAACCCCACCAGAAAAGAAATCTCCCTCGATGACCGCACCATCAGAATCCTCGAAACCCTCCCCAACTTACCAACAAATTGAACCAATGGATGTTGTTCTCCTTTCCGCCTATTATGACTCGAACCTAGAGGAAAGAAAAGGGAAGAAGAGCCGGGAGGAAGGAGACGATCGGAGAGAACACCGGTAG